A single genomic interval of Nocardioides nitrophenolicus harbors:
- a CDS encoding bifunctional methylenetetrahydrofolate dehydrogenase/methenyltetrahydrofolate cyclohydrolase yields the protein MTAQKLDGNATAAAIKDELRVRIDKLREQGITPGLGTVLVGDDPGSRWYVNGKHKDCAEVGIASIRVDLPEVATQAEIEEAVAGLNADPDCTGYIVQLPLPRGRDENRVLGLIDPAKDADGLHPTNLGWLVLGNEAPLPCTPYGIVELLRRHDVPIAGAEVVVVGRGITVGRPLGLLLTRRSENATVTLCHTGTVDLAAHVRKADIVVAAAGVPDIVTGDMVKPGAAVLDVGVSRVDGKIAGDVAADVWDVAGWVSPNPGGVGPMTRAMLLANVVSMAEKQAELGGKAAR from the coding sequence GTGACTGCACAGAAGCTCGACGGCAACGCGACCGCGGCCGCGATCAAGGACGAGCTCCGCGTTCGCATCGACAAGCTGCGCGAGCAGGGGATCACTCCCGGGCTCGGCACCGTGCTGGTCGGCGACGACCCCGGCTCGCGGTGGTACGTCAACGGCAAGCACAAGGACTGCGCCGAGGTCGGCATCGCCTCGATCCGCGTCGACCTGCCCGAGGTGGCGACGCAGGCCGAGATCGAGGAGGCCGTCGCGGGCCTCAACGCCGACCCCGACTGCACCGGCTACATCGTGCAGCTCCCGCTGCCGCGCGGACGCGACGAGAACCGGGTGCTCGGGTTGATCGACCCGGCCAAGGACGCCGACGGGCTCCACCCCACCAACCTGGGCTGGTTGGTCCTCGGCAACGAGGCGCCGCTGCCGTGTACGCCGTACGGCATCGTCGAGCTGCTGCGCCGCCACGACGTGCCGATCGCGGGCGCCGAGGTGGTCGTGGTCGGCCGCGGGATCACCGTCGGCCGCCCGCTCGGGCTGCTGCTGACCCGTCGCTCCGAGAACGCGACCGTGACGCTGTGCCACACCGGCACCGTCGACCTCGCCGCCCACGTGCGCAAGGCCGACATCGTGGTGGCGGCGGCCGGCGTACCCGACATCGTCACCGGCGACATGGTCAAGCCCGGTGCGGCCGTCCTCGACGTCGGCGTGAGCCGGGTCGACGGCAAGATCGCCGGCGACGTCGCCGCCGACGTCTGGGACGTCGCCGGGTGGGTCTCGCCCAACCCCGGCGGGGTGGGTCCGATGACCCGCGCGATGCTGCTCGCGAACGTGGTGTCGATGGCCGAGAAGCAGGCCGAGCTCGGCGGGAAGGCAGCGCGCTGA
- a CDS encoding DUF3017 domain-containing protein — protein MVVGIGLVVAGASDWRVGLRIMSGGLAAAALLRLGLPEKDAGMLAVRHRLLDVGILLAVAIGLVLLAGSIPEQG, from the coding sequence GTGGTCGTCGGGATCGGCCTGGTCGTGGCAGGCGCGTCCGACTGGCGGGTCGGCCTGCGGATCATGTCGGGCGGCCTGGCCGCGGCCGCGCTGCTGCGGCTCGGCCTGCCGGAGAAGGACGCCGGGATGCTCGCCGTACGCCACCGGCTGCTCGACGTCGGGATCCTGCTCGCCGTGGCGATCGGGTTGGTGCTGCTCGCGGGGAGCATCCCCGAGCAGGGTTAG
- a CDS encoding malate dehydrogenase, with the protein MSTTPLKVAVTGAAGQIGYSLLFRIASGAIAGDRPVELRLLEIEPALKALEGVVMELDDCAFPNLAGVEIGSDPEKIFDGVNLALLVGARPRGPGMERGDLLSANGAIFTAQGKALNAVAADDVRIGVTGNPANTNALIAASNAPDIPKERFSALTRLDHNRAISQLAAKTGSAVTDIKKITIWGNHSATQYPDIFHAEIAGKNAAEVVNDQAWIADTFIPTVAKRGAAIIDARGASSAASAASATCDAARDWLNGTPAGDWVSMAVVSDGSYGVPEGLVSSFPVTTADGNWEIVQGLEIDDFSRGKIDASVAELADEKAAVTELGLI; encoded by the coding sequence GTGAGCACCACCCCGCTCAAGGTCGCCGTCACCGGCGCTGCCGGCCAGATCGGCTACAGCCTGCTCTTCCGCATCGCCAGCGGCGCCATCGCCGGTGACCGTCCCGTCGAGCTGCGCCTGCTCGAGATCGAGCCCGCGCTCAAGGCGCTCGAGGGCGTCGTCATGGAGCTCGACGACTGCGCGTTCCCGAACCTCGCCGGTGTCGAGATCGGCTCCGACCCGGAGAAGATCTTCGACGGCGTCAACCTCGCCCTGCTCGTCGGCGCCCGCCCGCGCGGCCCCGGCATGGAGCGCGGCGACCTGCTCTCCGCCAACGGCGCGATCTTCACCGCCCAGGGCAAGGCGCTCAACGCCGTCGCCGCCGACGACGTACGCATCGGCGTGACCGGCAACCCGGCCAACACCAACGCGCTCATCGCCGCGAGCAACGCCCCCGACATCCCCAAGGAGCGGTTCTCGGCGCTGACCCGCCTCGACCACAACCGCGCGATCTCCCAGCTGGCCGCCAAGACCGGCTCGGCCGTCACCGACATCAAGAAGATCACGATCTGGGGCAACCACTCGGCCACCCAGTACCCCGACATCTTCCACGCCGAGATCGCCGGCAAGAACGCCGCCGAGGTCGTGAACGACCAGGCCTGGATCGCCGACACCTTCATCCCGACCGTCGCCAAGCGCGGCGCCGCGATCATCGACGCCCGGGGCGCCTCCTCGGCCGCCTCGGCCGCGTCCGCGACCTGCGACGCCGCCCGCGACTGGCTCAACGGCACCCCCGCCGGCGACTGGGTCTCGATGGCGGTCGTCTCCGACGGCTCCTACGGCGTCCCCGAGGGCCTGGTCTCCTCGTTCCCGGTCACCACGGCCGACGGCAACTGGGAGATCGTCCAGGGCCTCGAGATCGACGACTTCTCGCGCGGCAAGATCGACGCGTCCGTCGCCGAGCTGGCCGACGAGAAGGCCGCGGTCACCGAGCTCGGCCTGATCTGA
- a CDS encoding MIP family channel protein, translating to MSEEAVDTSTPPTLVQKIAAEALGTAVLVFIGCGSAVIFTNAARDDTGLAGLFAITSIGLSFGIAVIAMAYTFGRVSGGHFNPAVSVGAALGGRISWKDAGLYSVAQIVGGLVGGLLLALTALSSDFGWEFGDPLGSNGFGDHGGVELLGALLIEFILTFIFVTVILGTTDARNRAVAAMAPLTIGLTLAAIHFVAIPATGTSVNPARSIGVAFFSGSDAIVQLWLFIVAPLLGGAVAGLLYPLVFGHGTDPVPGSGLNFGAGGSSDPAFTQQWNQQAYGQQQAYGQHQAQPGQQAGQVAQPVPQQGQPIIQDGWQWDPASQQWIPAQQPAAPAAPAAPAAPAAPDPQAGWAPPASDQTQVRPPQ from the coding sequence ATGTCAGAAGAAGCAGTGGATACGTCCACACCACCCACCCTCGTCCAGAAGATCGCGGCCGAGGCCCTCGGCACCGCCGTCCTCGTCTTCATCGGGTGCGGCTCTGCGGTCATCTTCACCAACGCCGCCCGCGACGACACCGGCCTCGCCGGGCTGTTCGCGATCACGTCCATCGGCCTGTCGTTCGGCATCGCGGTGATCGCGATGGCCTACACCTTCGGCCGCGTCTCCGGCGGCCACTTCAACCCGGCCGTCTCGGTCGGCGCCGCGCTCGGCGGCCGCATCTCGTGGAAGGACGCCGGTCTCTACAGCGTCGCCCAGATCGTCGGCGGCCTGGTCGGCGGCCTCCTGCTCGCGCTCACCGCGCTCTCCAGCGACTTCGGCTGGGAGTTCGGCGACCCGCTCGGCTCCAACGGCTTCGGCGACCACGGCGGCGTCGAGCTGCTCGGCGCGCTGCTCATCGAGTTCATCCTGACCTTCATCTTCGTGACGGTCATCCTCGGCACCACCGACGCGCGCAACCGGGCCGTGGCCGCGATGGCCCCGCTCACCATCGGCCTCACCCTCGCGGCGATCCACTTCGTGGCCATCCCCGCCACCGGTACGTCGGTCAACCCGGCCCGGTCGATCGGCGTCGCCTTCTTCTCCGGCAGCGACGCGATCGTCCAGCTCTGGCTGTTCATCGTGGCCCCGCTCCTCGGCGGCGCGGTGGCCGGTCTGCTCTACCCGCTGGTGTTCGGCCACGGCACCGACCCGGTTCCCGGCTCCGGCCTCAACTTCGGCGCCGGCGGCTCGTCCGACCCGGCCTTCACCCAGCAGTGGAACCAGCAGGCCTACGGCCAGCAGCAGGCCTACGGTCAGCACCAGGCGCAGCCGGGCCAGCAGGCCGGTCAGGTCGCCCAGCCCGTCCCGCAGCAGGGCCAGCCGATCATCCAGGACGGCTGGCAGTGGGATCCCGCGTCCCAGCAGTGGATCCCGGCCCAGCAGCCCGCCGCCCCGGCCGCTCCCGCGGCTCCGGCCGCTCCGGCCGCTCCGGACCCGCAGGCCGGATGGGCGCCTCCGGCGAGCGACCAGACGCAGGTGCGTCCGCCGCAGTGA
- a CDS encoding NADP-dependent isocitrate dehydrogenase has translation MSSIIYTHTDEAPLLATYSFLPIVEAFAAKAGVAFETRDISVAARILAQFGLADDALTELGELAKTPEANIIKLPNISASIPQLKAAIKELQEQGFAVPDYPEAPATDEEKEIRAKYDKVKGSAVNPVLREGNSDRRAPASVKNYAKTHPHTNKPFADGSKTDVATMAAHDFASNEKSVTLAADDTLSIVLETAAGETVVLKDGLKVLAGEIVDATKMEASYLQAFLKNALAEAKAKDVLFSVHLKATMMKVSDPIIFGHVVKAYFADVFAQYGDQLAAAGLSANDGLGAILAGLDKLDDGAEINAAFEAALAAGPRLSYVNSDKGITNLHVPSDVIVDASMPALVRNGGRLWGVDGGEDDTLAVIPDSSYAGVYQAVIDDVKKNGPLDPATIGTVPNVGLMAQAAEEYGSHDKTFEIAEAGTVRVLSANGDVLIEHDVEAGDIWRACQTKDIPVQDWVKLAVTRARASQTPAIFWLNESRAHDAELIKKVKAYLPEHDTEGLTIEILAPTLATAYSLERMRKGEDTISVTGNVLRDYNTDLFPILELGTSAKMLSVVPLIAGGGLFETGAGGSAPKHVQQLVEENYLRWDSLGEFFALVPSLEKYAEQADAPAAQVLADALDRATGTFLNEDRSPGRKLGTTDNRGSHFYLALYWAEELASQTEDAELAAAFKPLAETLRANEATIAEELIAVQGKPADIGGYYYPDAEKTSAVMRPSATLNEALAGF, from the coding sequence ATGTCGAGCATCATCTACACCCACACCGACGAGGCGCCGCTGCTCGCGACGTACTCCTTCCTGCCGATCGTCGAGGCCTTCGCCGCCAAGGCCGGCGTCGCCTTCGAGACCCGCGACATCTCCGTCGCGGCGCGCATCCTCGCCCAGTTCGGCCTCGCCGACGACGCGCTGACCGAGCTCGGCGAGCTCGCGAAGACGCCCGAGGCCAACATCATCAAGCTGCCCAACATCTCCGCCTCGATCCCGCAGCTCAAGGCCGCGATCAAGGAGCTGCAGGAGCAGGGCTTCGCCGTCCCCGACTACCCCGAGGCTCCCGCCACCGACGAGGAGAAGGAGATCCGGGCCAAGTACGACAAGGTCAAGGGCTCGGCGGTCAACCCGGTCCTGCGCGAGGGCAACTCCGACCGCCGCGCGCCCGCGTCGGTCAAGAACTACGCGAAGACCCACCCCCACACCAACAAGCCGTTCGCCGACGGGTCCAAGACCGATGTCGCGACCATGGCCGCCCACGACTTCGCGAGCAACGAGAAGTCGGTGACCCTCGCCGCCGACGACACGCTCTCGATCGTCCTGGAGACCGCGGCGGGCGAGACCGTCGTCCTCAAGGACGGTCTGAAGGTCCTCGCCGGCGAGATCGTCGACGCCACCAAGATGGAGGCGTCCTACCTGCAGGCGTTCCTGAAGAACGCGCTCGCCGAGGCCAAGGCCAAGGACGTGCTGTTCTCGGTCCACCTCAAGGCGACCATGATGAAGGTCTCCGACCCGATCATCTTCGGCCACGTCGTGAAGGCCTACTTCGCCGACGTCTTCGCCCAGTACGGCGACCAGCTCGCCGCCGCGGGGCTCTCGGCCAACGACGGCCTCGGCGCGATCCTCGCCGGCCTCGACAAGCTCGACGACGGCGCGGAGATCAACGCCGCCTTCGAGGCCGCGCTCGCCGCCGGCCCGCGGCTGTCCTACGTCAACTCCGACAAGGGCATCACCAACCTGCACGTCCCCTCCGACGTCATCGTCGACGCGTCGATGCCGGCCCTGGTCCGCAACGGCGGCCGGCTGTGGGGCGTCGACGGCGGCGAGGACGACACCCTCGCGGTGATCCCGGACTCGTCGTACGCCGGCGTCTACCAGGCCGTCATCGACGACGTGAAGAAGAACGGCCCGCTCGACCCGGCCACCATCGGCACCGTCCCCAACGTCGGCCTGATGGCGCAGGCGGCCGAGGAGTACGGCTCGCACGACAAGACCTTCGAGATCGCCGAGGCCGGCACCGTCCGCGTCCTGTCCGCCAACGGCGACGTGCTGATCGAGCACGACGTCGAGGCCGGCGACATCTGGCGCGCCTGCCAGACCAAGGACATCCCGGTCCAGGACTGGGTCAAGCTGGCCGTCACCCGGGCCCGCGCCTCGCAGACGCCGGCCATCTTCTGGCTCAACGAGTCGCGCGCCCACGACGCCGAGCTGATCAAGAAGGTCAAGGCCTACCTGCCCGAGCACGACACCGAGGGCCTGACCATCGAGATCCTCGCGCCGACCCTCGCGACGGCGTACTCCCTCGAGCGGATGCGCAAGGGCGAGGACACCATCTCGGTGACCGGCAACGTGCTGCGCGACTACAACACCGACCTGTTCCCGATCCTCGAGCTCGGCACGTCCGCCAAGATGCTCTCGGTCGTCCCGCTCATCGCCGGCGGCGGCCTCTTCGAGACCGGCGCGGGCGGCTCGGCGCCGAAGCACGTGCAGCAGCTCGTCGAGGAGAACTACCTGCGCTGGGACAGCCTGGGCGAGTTCTTCGCGCTCGTCCCCTCGCTGGAGAAGTACGCCGAGCAGGCCGACGCCCCCGCGGCCCAGGTCCTCGCCGACGCCCTCGACCGCGCCACCGGCACCTTCCTCAACGAGGACCGCTCGCCGGGCCGCAAGCTCGGCACGACCGACAACCGCGGCTCGCACTTCTACCTCGCGCTCTACTGGGCCGAGGAGCTCGCGTCGCAGACCGAGGACGCCGAGCTGGCCGCGGCCTTCAAGCCGCTCGCCGAGACGCTGCGCGCCAACGAGGCGACGATCGCCGAGGAGCTGATCGCCGTCCAGGGCAAGCCCGCCGACATCGGCGGCTACTACTACCCGGACGCCGAGAAGACCTCGGCCGTGATGCGGCCGAGCGCGACGCTCAACGAGGCGCTCGCCGGGTTCTGA
- a CDS encoding DNA alkylation repair protein — protein sequence MSLPAAVRTSLRAAADASLAPGQQAYMKSAMPFLGVRVPDVRRLVRDLVRDLGIGDPAELSAAARELWDEATHREERYAAAALVGLRPLRGDLGLVPFHEHVARTGAWWDHVDEAAHRVAELHDAHPEETATVVLRWSSDEASFWVRRLAIISQLGRKERTDLDLLAAVLEPNLAEREFFLRKAVGWSLREVAKVDPAWVRAYVERHELSPLSRREALKHLR from the coding sequence ATGTCGCTGCCAGCCGCGGTCCGCACGTCGTTGCGGGCCGCGGCTGACGCGTCCCTGGCCCCGGGGCAGCAGGCGTACATGAAGTCGGCGATGCCCTTCCTCGGTGTCCGGGTGCCCGACGTACGCCGCCTGGTCCGCGACCTGGTCCGCGACCTCGGGATCGGCGACCCGGCCGAGCTGAGCGCGGCCGCGCGCGAGCTGTGGGACGAGGCGACCCACCGCGAGGAGAGGTACGCCGCGGCGGCGCTCGTCGGCCTGCGCCCGCTCCGGGGCGACCTGGGGCTGGTGCCCTTCCACGAGCACGTCGCCCGCACCGGCGCCTGGTGGGACCACGTCGACGAGGCCGCGCACCGGGTCGCCGAGCTCCATGACGCCCATCCGGAGGAGACGGCGACGGTGGTGCTGCGCTGGTCGAGCGACGAGGCGTCCTTCTGGGTGCGCCGGCTCGCGATCATCTCCCAGCTGGGGCGCAAGGAGCGCACCGATCTCGACCTGCTGGCCGCGGTGCTGGAGCCCAACCTCGCCGAGCGCGAGTTCTTCCTCCGCAAGGCCGTGGGCTGGTCGCTGCGCGAGGTGGCGAAGGTCGACCCGGCCTGGGTCCGCGCCTACGTCGAGCGCCACGAGCTCAGCCCGCTGAGCCGCCGGGAGGCCCTCAAACACCTCCGATAG
- a CDS encoding ATP-binding cassette domain-containing protein, which yields MSTTLTRPDAPERPAVGGDPARRVDWRRLRTPAAGFAVGAVAVAALGQALGTVVAGRIADHPTALLVGWLALFVVGSAVVDTAGRVVWAGVVDRAEGRLRGDLLSAALQQPLEHLTEQAVGEVLDRVDDDTHEVGTLLRQQIWMAMRTGFASVPMWLVAGFTWWPAFVLFPLVGAVTVWVMRPALVEIARRKVIEEAAWTDHAAALEEGVAGRDDLRTSLGQAFAVRRLARLSADVHEKFRRVLMIEARLAVKVGLLLHGLLAAIAIAGVALVSGDHLGVARLVTLFLVTTIFVGQINNLAHQLPDIQAGLGAVLRLRQLLAVEAEPEGGAAVPSGALDLRIRHLDFAYNESSFALRDVTLYIEQGHTLALVGRTGSGKSTLASLLSRAAEPPPGTIFLGGADITTLDLHELRRRVGVVTQRTEILAGTLADNITLFAPVPRAEVEAAVAELGLTEWVAGLPDGLDTVLGPGGTTLSAGEEQLVAFARLLVRHVQVVVLDEATARMDPVTEARVVAAADRLISGRTGILVAHRLSTIERAEAVAVLDHGSVIQHGPRDELALIEGPFRRLLAASDTEGFADADLDPAEASAAVGGRRRTGPPPERPEIDPGSSLARGTWNAFWVRPWWGAWSVLLFLGGTIFAPLGAITGFVWGRIVERLEAGESSLALVVVLVASLLVAPFLLADAFRRYPRWWIEVMLRVRMSVLLGQVRAHRLPRTPPGEVVARSMDADRYARYADRWVDFVNGLLIAAITMVAGGTWLAGGVLLVVMLTSALASSIGRPIAGRSAARSSAARARFGRAVVSAVESARTVKLAGRTPQVHAHLRRVDDGRVEAAVFEHRVQAVLDGVPIVMVQVGVVAAWALYLWDVWGLATALLVATAVNGFDWFGRVAGAVVTEAPGTRAWQQATAGFAGGRDLMAMADGIDLVTGVAPEPVAPTRVPLDRLELAGYTAVHDDGTIGAAGVDLAVERGELVLLVGQVGSGKSSLLSSLAGLIDHRGTLRWNGVDVVDPETFLRPSQVAHVAQVPRVLSGTFADNILLGHDRDITRPIETARMSEDVADAGGPDAVIGHRGVRLSGGQVQRLALARALAADAELLLADDVSSALDAATEIELWAALRERHTTVIGATSKRAALAQADRVVVLVDGAVAAVGPWSELAGDWGHLAG from the coding sequence ATGTCCACGACGCTGACCCGCCCCGATGCCCCCGAGCGGCCCGCCGTCGGTGGCGACCCGGCGCGTCGCGTCGACTGGCGCCGCCTGCGTACGCCGGCCGCCGGCTTCGCCGTGGGCGCGGTCGCGGTCGCGGCGCTGGGCCAGGCGCTCGGCACGGTCGTCGCCGGCCGGATCGCCGACCACCCCACCGCGCTGCTGGTGGGCTGGCTGGCGCTGTTCGTCGTCGGCTCCGCCGTCGTCGACACCGCCGGCCGGGTGGTGTGGGCCGGGGTGGTCGACCGGGCCGAGGGCCGGCTGCGCGGCGACCTGCTCAGCGCCGCGCTGCAGCAGCCCTTGGAGCACCTCACCGAGCAGGCCGTCGGCGAGGTCCTCGACCGCGTCGACGACGACACCCACGAGGTCGGCACCCTGCTCCGCCAGCAGATCTGGATGGCGATGCGCACGGGCTTCGCCTCGGTGCCGATGTGGCTGGTCGCCGGCTTCACCTGGTGGCCCGCCTTCGTGCTGTTCCCGCTCGTCGGCGCGGTGACCGTATGGGTGATGCGTCCGGCGCTGGTCGAGATCGCCCGCCGCAAGGTGATCGAGGAGGCCGCCTGGACCGACCACGCCGCGGCGCTCGAGGAGGGTGTCGCGGGGCGCGACGATCTCCGCACCAGCCTCGGCCAGGCGTTCGCCGTACGCCGGCTGGCGCGGCTCTCGGCCGACGTCCACGAGAAGTTCCGCCGGGTGCTGATGATCGAGGCCCGGCTGGCGGTCAAGGTCGGCCTGCTGCTCCACGGCCTGCTCGCCGCCATCGCGATCGCCGGCGTCGCGCTGGTCAGCGGCGACCATCTCGGGGTCGCGCGGCTGGTCACGCTGTTCCTGGTCACCACGATCTTCGTGGGCCAGATCAACAACCTCGCCCACCAGCTGCCCGACATCCAGGCCGGCCTCGGCGCCGTGCTCCGGCTGCGCCAGCTGCTGGCCGTCGAGGCCGAGCCCGAGGGCGGCGCGGCCGTCCCGTCGGGTGCGCTCGACCTGCGCATCCGCCACCTCGACTTCGCCTACAACGAGAGCTCGTTCGCGCTCCGCGACGTCACGCTCTACATCGAGCAGGGCCACACCCTCGCGCTCGTCGGCCGCACCGGCTCCGGCAAGTCCACCCTCGCCTCGCTGCTCTCGCGGGCCGCGGAGCCGCCGCCCGGCACGATCTTCCTCGGCGGGGCCGACATCACCACCCTCGACCTCCACGAGCTGCGCCGCCGGGTCGGCGTGGTCACCCAGCGCACCGAGATCCTGGCCGGCACCCTCGCCGACAACATCACCCTGTTCGCCCCGGTGCCGCGCGCCGAGGTCGAGGCGGCGGTCGCCGAGCTCGGCCTCACCGAGTGGGTCGCCGGCCTGCCCGACGGCCTCGACACCGTGCTCGGCCCCGGCGGCACCACCCTCTCGGCGGGCGAGGAGCAGCTGGTCGCCTTCGCCCGGCTGCTGGTGCGCCACGTCCAGGTCGTGGTCCTCGACGAGGCGACCGCCCGGATGGACCCGGTCACCGAGGCCCGCGTGGTCGCCGCCGCCGACCGGCTGATCAGCGGCCGCACCGGCATCCTCGTCGCCCACCGGCTGAGCACGATCGAGCGCGCCGAGGCGGTCGCCGTCCTCGACCACGGCTCGGTCATCCAGCACGGCCCCCGCGACGAGCTGGCATTGATCGAGGGACCGTTCCGCAGGCTGCTCGCCGCCAGCGACACCGAAGGCTTCGCCGACGCCGATCTCGACCCGGCCGAGGCGAGCGCCGCGGTGGGCGGTCGGCGTCGCACCGGTCCGCCTCCCGAGCGGCCCGAGATCGACCCCGGCTCCTCGCTCGCCCGCGGCACCTGGAACGCCTTCTGGGTCCGGCCGTGGTGGGGCGCCTGGTCGGTGCTGCTCTTCCTCGGCGGCACGATCTTCGCCCCGCTCGGCGCGATCACCGGCTTCGTCTGGGGCCGGATCGTCGAGCGGCTCGAGGCGGGGGAGTCCTCGCTCGCCCTGGTCGTCGTGCTCGTGGCCAGCCTGCTGGTCGCGCCCTTCCTGCTCGCCGACGCCTTCCGCCGCTACCCGCGCTGGTGGATCGAGGTGATGCTGCGGGTGCGGATGTCGGTGCTGCTCGGCCAGGTCCGCGCCCACCGGCTGCCCCGCACCCCTCCCGGTGAGGTGGTCGCCCGGTCGATGGACGCCGACCGCTACGCCCGCTACGCCGACCGCTGGGTCGACTTCGTCAACGGTCTGCTCATCGCCGCGATCACCATGGTCGCCGGCGGCACCTGGCTCGCCGGTGGCGTGCTGCTCGTCGTCATGCTCACCAGCGCCCTCGCGTCCTCGATCGGCCGGCCGATCGCGGGCCGGTCGGCCGCGCGCTCGTCGGCGGCCCGGGCCCGGTTCGGCCGCGCCGTCGTCTCGGCCGTCGAGTCCGCCCGCACGGTCAAGCTCGCCGGCCGCACCCCCCAGGTCCACGCCCACCTCCGGCGGGTCGACGACGGCCGGGTCGAGGCGGCGGTCTTCGAGCACCGGGTGCAGGCCGTCCTCGACGGCGTACCCATCGTGATGGTGCAGGTCGGCGTGGTGGCCGCCTGGGCGCTCTACCTGTGGGACGTGTGGGGGCTGGCCACCGCGCTGCTCGTCGCGACCGCGGTCAACGGCTTCGACTGGTTCGGCCGGGTCGCGGGCGCGGTGGTCACCGAGGCCCCCGGCACCCGTGCCTGGCAGCAGGCCACCGCGGGCTTCGCCGGCGGCCGTGACCTGATGGCGATGGCCGACGGCATCGACCTGGTCACCGGCGTCGCGCCCGAGCCGGTCGCGCCGACCCGGGTGCCGCTCGACCGGCTCGAGCTGGCCGGCTACACCGCCGTCCACGACGACGGCACCATCGGCGCCGCCGGGGTCGACCTCGCGGTCGAGCGCGGCGAGCTGGTGCTCCTGGTCGGCCAGGTCGGCTCCGGCAAGTCCAGCCTGCTGTCCTCGCTGGCCGGCCTGATCGACCACCGCGGCACGCTGCGCTGGAACGGCGTCGACGTGGTCGATCCCGAGACCTTCCTGCGCCCCAGCCAGGTCGCCCACGTCGCCCAGGTGCCGCGGGTGCTGTCCGGCACCTTCGCCGACAACATCCTGCTCGGCCACGACCGCGACATCACCCGGCCGATCGAGACGGCCCGGATGAGCGAGGACGTCGCCGACGCCGGTGGCCCGGACGCCGTGATCGGCCACCGCGGCGTGCGTCTGTCCGGCGGTCAGGTCCAGCGCCTCGCCCTGGCCCGCGCGCTGGCCGCCGACGCCGAGCTGCTCCTCGCCGACGACGTCTCGAGCGCCCTCGACGCCGCCACCGAGATCGAGCTGTGGGCCGCCCTGCGCGAGCGCCACACCACCGTGATCGGCGCGACCTCGAAGCGCGCCGCCCTCGCCCAGGCCGACCGCGTCGTCGTCCTCGTCGACGGCGCGGTCGCCGCGGTCGGGCCCTGGTCGGAGCTGGCGGGGGACTGGGGGCACCTCGCGGGCTGA
- a CDS encoding MFS transporter, with translation MTSSPTTTSTEGRPAVSHSRPALAILALAVGGFTIGTTEFMTMGVLPEIARGVDVSVPDAGHVISAYALGVVVGVPILAFFGAALPRRAMLVGLMAAYAAFNLLSAAAPGFHVLTAARFLDGLPHGAYFGVASLVAASLVAPERRGRAVASVMLGLSVANVVGVPLATFLGQQVGWRSTYLLGGVLALVTAALVLAAVPSMAGDTEASGRKEAREFFGSLQVWLTMAVGAVGFGGMFAVYSYIAKTVTEVGGLERGTVPFFVLALGLGMVAGTWLAGELAAWSVFRSLLLSGVTGIVLMLVYYAAAPHGWLLLPVAFLVTAVGSVLVVNLQLRLMDVAGDAVTLGAAMNHAALNIANALGAWLGGLVIAGGHGYRAPALVGAALAALGTAILLVSAVAHRRAGSPRRI, from the coding sequence GTGACCTCCTCGCCGACGACCACCTCGACCGAGGGGCGCCCGGCGGTGTCCCACAGCCGACCCGCGCTGGCGATCCTGGCGCTCGCGGTCGGTGGGTTCACCATCGGCACCACCGAGTTCATGACCATGGGCGTGCTGCCCGAGATCGCCCGGGGCGTCGACGTGTCGGTGCCGGACGCGGGGCACGTCATCTCGGCGTACGCGCTCGGGGTCGTGGTCGGCGTACCGATCCTGGCCTTCTTCGGCGCGGCCCTGCCGCGCCGGGCGATGCTGGTGGGGCTGATGGCGGCGTACGCCGCGTTCAACCTGCTCAGCGCCGCCGCGCCCGGCTTCCACGTGCTGACCGCGGCCCGCTTCCTCGACGGCCTGCCCCACGGCGCCTACTTCGGCGTGGCCAGCCTGGTCGCCGCCAGCCTGGTCGCCCCCGAGCGGCGGGGCCGGGCGGTGGCGAGCGTGATGCTCGGGCTCTCCGTGGCCAATGTGGTCGGCGTACCGCTGGCCACCTTCCTCGGCCAGCAGGTCGGTTGGCGCTCGACGTACCTGCTCGGCGGGGTGTTGGCGCTGGTCACCGCGGCGCTGGTGCTCGCCGCCGTGCCGTCGATGGCGGGCGACACCGAGGCCAGCGGCCGCAAGGAGGCGCGCGAGTTCTTCGGCAGCCTGCAGGTGTGGCTGACGATGGCGGTCGGCGCGGTCGGCTTCGGCGGGATGTTCGCGGTCTACTCCTACATCGCCAAGACGGTCACCGAGGTCGGCGGCCTCGAGCGCGGCACGGTGCCCTTCTTCGTCCTGGCGCTCGGCCTCGGCATGGTCGCCGGCACCTGGCTCGCCGGCGAGCTCGCCGCCTGGTCGGTGTTCCGCAGCCTGCTGCTCTCCGGCGTCACCGGCATCGTGCTGATGCTCGTCTACTACGCCGCCGCGCCCCACGGCTGGCTGCTGCTGCCCGTCGCCTTCCTGGTCACCGCCGTCGGCTCGGTGCTCGTCGTCAACCTCCAGCTGCGGCTGATGGACGTCGCCGGCGACGCGGTCACCCTCGGCGCGGCCATGAACCACGCCGCCCTCAACATCGCCAACGCCCTCGGCGCCTGGCTCGGCGGCCTGGTCATCGCCGGCGGCCACGGCTACCGCGCTCCCGCGCTGGTGGGTGCGGCCCTCGCCGCACTGGGTACGGCGATCCTGCTCGTCTCCGCGGTGGCTCACCGCCGGGCGGGTTCTCCCCGTCGTATCTGA